The following proteins are co-located in the Gloeocapsa sp. PCC 7428 genome:
- a CDS encoding SH3 domain-containing protein, translating into MVINIYQVALTILSTIPQKFPIMKILNLYKVAISIILTSASSLLLMGSAWAQQSQKPSYDVKIQNNSVCSFITGNNVNIRSGPGNQHQVITQLNRGDGVRATQRKGNWVMIVARVYGYPPNESFKRLNGWVFNAYINGCSEDKFDMWRN; encoded by the coding sequence GTGGTAATTAATATCTATCAAGTAGCATTGACAATCCTCAGCACCATACCACAAAAATTTCCAATTATGAAAATTCTTAACTTATATAAAGTTGCTATCTCTATTATATTAACTTCAGCATCGAGCTTATTGTTAATGGGTAGTGCTTGGGCGCAACAATCTCAAAAGCCCAGCTACGATGTAAAGATACAGAATAATAGCGTATGTTCATTTATTACTGGCAATAATGTCAATATCCGCAGTGGTCCTGGCAATCAGCATCAAGTCATTACTCAACTTAATCGAGGTGATGGTGTAAGAGCAACACAGCGGAAGGGCAATTGGGTAATGATTGTGGCAAGAGTCTATGGATACCCTCCTAACGAAAGCTTTAAACGGCTGAATGGTTGGGTATTTAATGCTTATATCAACGGATGTTCAGAAGATAAGTTTGATATGTGGCGTAATTAA
- a CDS encoding metallophosphoesterase has protein sequence MLISLVFYSWLVEPNWIDVNHLQLTIPHLAAEFEQYRIVQISDIHTDKWTNEERLSRIFRLVNSQQPDLIAITGDFVTAKQQIFLPKLAATIGQLAPKDQTVAVLGNHDHWVDSQAVKQLLSQAGIINLDNTVYTLQRGTARLHIAGVDDILVGKDRLDLVLKQLNDDGAAILLAHEPDFAASSAATKRFDLQLSGHSHAGQIRLPLLKPFFLPPLSQKYYTGRYQVGEMILYTNRGIGTSLLPLRFNARPEITVFTLQKLDN, from the coding sequence TTGTTAATTAGTTTAGTTTTCTACTCATGGTTGGTTGAGCCAAACTGGATTGATGTTAACCACTTGCAATTAACTATACCGCATCTAGCAGCCGAATTTGAGCAATATCGGATTGTGCAAATCAGTGATATCCACACAGATAAATGGACGAATGAAGAGCGTTTAAGCCGTATTTTCCGCTTAGTCAATTCTCAACAACCAGACCTAATAGCAATTACTGGAGACTTTGTTACAGCTAAGCAACAGATATTTCTCCCCAAGCTAGCGGCGACCATCGGTCAACTCGCACCTAAAGATCAAACTGTGGCAGTTTTGGGTAATCACGATCATTGGGTAGACTCGCAAGCAGTTAAGCAACTTCTTTCACAAGCTGGTATCATCAACCTCGATAATACTGTTTACACATTGCAGCGCGGCACTGCTAGATTGCATATTGCTGGGGTAGACGATATTTTAGTGGGTAAAGACCGCTTAGATCTAGTGCTGAAGCAGTTAAACGACGATGGTGCAGCAATTTTGTTGGCACACGAGCCTGATTTTGCGGCATCATCTGCTGCGACGAAGCGGTTTGATTTGCAGCTTTCAGGACATTCACACGCCGGTCAAATCCGTCTACCTTTACTCAAGCCATTTTTTCTACCGCCGTTGAGTCAGAAGTATTATACTGGACGTTACCAAGTAGGAGAAATGATCTTGTATACTAATCGGGGAATAGGCACAAGTTTACTGCCTTTGAGATTTAACGCCCGCCCAGAGATTACTGTGTTTACCTTACAAAAATTGGATAATTGA
- a CDS encoding L-threonylcarbamoyladenylate synthase, whose amino-acid sequence MAKTYTIHPDTPQLRTVEQIISTLRDGAVMLYPTDTVYAIGCDLNSKSAVQRVRQIKQLSNDKPLTFLCPSLSNVATYARVSDTAYRIMRHLIPGPYTFLLPATKLVPRLVQHPKRKTTGIRVPDHAVSQALLNALENPIISTSAHLPQDENGHSSSQSEANISKVELFDRLDKLVDVIVDDGSELGYQVSTILDFTENEPAIARKGLGWEEAAAWI is encoded by the coding sequence ATGGCTAAAACTTATACAATTCATCCTGATACTCCGCAACTGCGTACAGTTGAGCAGATTATTAGTACGCTCCGTGATGGAGCCGTAATGCTCTACCCTACGGATACAGTTTATGCGATCGGCTGTGATTTGAATTCAAAGTCAGCAGTCCAACGCGTACGACAAATCAAGCAACTATCAAATGATAAGCCACTCACATTTTTGTGTCCGTCGTTGTCTAACGTCGCAACGTATGCCAGAGTCAGCGACACCGCTTATCGTATTATGCGACACTTGATTCCTGGACCTTATACTTTTCTACTACCAGCGACTAAATTAGTTCCACGGTTGGTACAGCATCCCAAACGGAAAACAACCGGAATTCGCGTACCCGATCACGCCGTGTCGCAAGCGCTGTTGAATGCTTTAGAAAATCCGATTATTTCAACATCAGCGCACTTACCTCAAGATGAAAACGGGCACTCATCTTCACAAAGCGAAGCAAACATTTCTAAAGTCGAGTTGTTTGACCGTTTAGACAAGTTAGTTGATGTCATTGTCGATGACGGTTCTGAACTTGGATACCAAGTGTCCACAATTTTAGATTTTACAGAAAATGAGCCAGCGATCGCCCGCAAAGGTTTAGGTTGGGAAGAAGCCGCCGCTTGGATTTAA
- a CDS encoding lysylphosphatidylglycerol synthase domain-containing protein, whose amino-acid sequence MRFWVYLKPYSRWFIVGITLFFLLQALIRHWQEVTTLQINSRGWATLAGAWCVTFLAHIWSGWVWTWILGELNQQVNNYQFVRVYLKTNIAKYLPGNIWHYYGRITAAKDAGIATSIATLSVLLEPLLMAAAALIIVLLGIFFEVTNHRFLLILLSLLGLATILVGIHPWFLSRAIRLLGKLKLKKNSKQQIDSNSYIVIRYPLNPLLGEMGFVLLRGSGFLLTLLAFDSLELAQLPLLLGTFSLAWLLGLVIPGAPGGLGVFEATAIALLQHRLSPGIVIGAIAFYRLVSILAETAAAALAWLDERRLNFN is encoded by the coding sequence GTGCGATTTTGGGTATACCTAAAACCATACAGTCGATGGTTCATTGTTGGGATAACGCTATTCTTTTTACTGCAAGCTTTAATCCGTCATTGGCAAGAAGTTACTACACTCCAAATTAATTCTAGAGGATGGGCAACTTTAGCTGGTGCTTGGTGCGTCACTTTTCTTGCACACATTTGGTCGGGGTGGGTCTGGACTTGGATTTTAGGAGAACTCAATCAACAAGTCAATAACTATCAATTTGTTCGGGTTTACTTAAAAACTAATATTGCCAAGTACTTGCCTGGTAACATTTGGCATTATTATGGTCGGATTACTGCTGCAAAAGATGCTGGTATTGCTACTAGTATAGCAACTTTAAGTGTATTACTAGAGCCGCTCCTCATGGCAGCAGCTGCTTTAATAATAGTTTTGTTAGGTATTTTCTTTGAAGTAACAAATCACCGCTTTCTATTGATATTATTATCCCTGCTGGGTTTAGCTACTATTCTAGTCGGGATTCATCCCTGGTTTTTAAGTAGAGCAATTCGCTTGTTAGGAAAATTAAAGTTAAAGAAAAATTCCAAGCAGCAAATAGATTCTAATAGCTATATAGTAATACGCTATCCTCTAAATCCGCTACTAGGAGAAATGGGTTTTGTTTTGCTACGCGGTAGTGGGTTTTTGCTAACTTTACTAGCGTTCGATTCGTTGGAGTTAGCACAATTACCTTTATTATTAGGGACTTTTAGCTTAGCATGGCTACTGGGTTTGGTTATTCCAGGAGCACCTGGAGGATTGGGAGTATTTGAAGCAACGGCGATCGCACTTTTGCAACACCGCTTGTCTCCTGGTATTGTCATCGGGGCGATCGCGTTTTATCGGTTAGTGAGTATTCTTGCTGAAACTGCTGCTGCTGCGCTTGCTTGGTTAGATGAACGTCGCCTAAATTTTAATTAA
- a CDS encoding amino acid ABC transporter permease: protein MKKLGDLEYLFYGLLITCVTSLLGVIIGIPLGLAVALGRVKKIPLISQVFTLYVSFIRSLPLVLLVLWLYFGVPFLGINLDAFVAGSIALAINHSAFISEIWRSAILNFPVEQIEAAKAFGLTQNQTFIRIILPQVWRMSLPAIANEITFIIKASPAVGVIGINDLTRRASQLAASNFQPLTMTAIAMLFYILLLFGFTRLTRTIDYRMHQRYELI, encoded by the coding sequence GTGAAGAAATTGGGAGATTTAGAGTACTTATTCTATGGGTTGTTGATTACTTGCGTCACTTCTTTACTGGGCGTTATTATTGGAATTCCTCTAGGCTTGGCTGTCGCTTTAGGCAGAGTCAAAAAAATTCCCCTTATTAGTCAAGTATTCACATTATATGTTAGTTTTATTCGTAGTTTGCCGCTTGTTCTTCTGGTTCTTTGGCTTTATTTTGGCGTACCATTTTTAGGTATCAATTTAGATGCTTTTGTGGCAGGTAGCATTGCCCTAGCGATCAATCATTCAGCCTTTATCAGTGAGATTTGGCGCTCTGCAATTCTTAATTTTCCAGTCGAACAAATTGAAGCGGCAAAAGCTTTTGGATTGACTCAAAATCAAACATTTATCCGCATCATTTTACCACAAGTGTGGCGTATGAGTTTGCCCGCGATCGCTAATGAAATTACATTCATTATCAAAGCGAGTCCTGCGGTAGGCGTAATTGGAATTAATGATTTGACTCGCCGTGCAAGTCAGCTTGCTGCCAGTAATTTTCAACCTCTAACAATGACAGCGATCGCAATGCTGTTTTACATCCTTTTATTATTTGGCTTTACTCGTTTAACTCGCACAATTGATTATCGAATGCATCAGAGGTATGA
- a CDS encoding aromatic ring-hydroxylating dioxygenase subunit alpha, with protein sequence MLSDTPIDDPILHNAWHVVALADDVKVNQPLQVHLLGNAIALWRTDEKIIACQDRCPHRGVSLSMGWVDGNKAIVCPYHAMSFDADGRCTRIPADLKITCFPQTANIRTYQVKEKYGFVWVALGEPEQNIPTFAEWEQRNAIAFQCGPYFINASAPRVVENFVDIAHFPFTHRGLLGDPEFPEVPNYTLAVDADGISASDIHFHQPNPEGTGEAKSVSYVYKIVRPLIACFRKGDDIRYFSIFLTVTPVAETRSIAWLGVVRNYAPETSNDELRRFQDEVMAQDIPMVESQRPQKLPLNLQQEFHFPCDKMSIAYRKWLKQINLQFGTC encoded by the coding sequence ATGCTGAGTGATACTCCAATTGACGATCCCATTTTGCATAATGCGTGGCACGTCGTTGCGCTAGCAGATGATGTTAAAGTCAATCAACCCTTGCAAGTTCATCTCCTTGGGAATGCGATCGCACTTTGGCGAACTGACGAAAAAATCATTGCTTGTCAAGATCGCTGTCCGCATCGAGGTGTATCACTGTCAATGGGTTGGGTCGATGGCAACAAGGCGATCGTTTGTCCTTACCACGCAATGTCATTTGATGCGGATGGGCGCTGTACCCGCATTCCAGCAGATTTGAAAATTACCTGTTTTCCACAAACTGCCAATATTCGCACCTATCAGGTTAAAGAGAAATACGGCTTTGTTTGGGTAGCTTTAGGCGAACCTGAGCAAAATATCCCCACGTTTGCAGAGTGGGAACAAAGAAACGCGATCGCATTTCAGTGTGGACCTTACTTTATTAATGCTAGTGCGCCCCGTGTTGTCGAAAACTTTGTTGATATTGCGCACTTTCCCTTCACGCATCGCGGTTTACTCGGCGATCCTGAGTTTCCAGAAGTTCCAAATTACACGTTAGCTGTTGATGCAGACGGAATCAGCGCTAGCGACATTCACTTTCATCAGCCTAATCCCGAAGGAACTGGAGAAGCTAAATCGGTTTCTTACGTTTATAAAATTGTGCGCCCCTTAATAGCTTGTTTTCGCAAAGGCGATGATATAAGGTATTTCTCCATTTTCTTGACTGTGACACCAGTTGCAGAAACGCGAAGCATTGCGTGGTTGGGTGTTGTGAGAAACTACGCACCAGAAACATCAAACGACGAATTGCGCCGCTTTCAAGATGAAGTCATGGCGCAGGATATACCGATGGTAGAGTCACAGCGTCCGCAGAAACTGCCACTCAATTTACAACAAGAATTTCATTTTCCCTGTGACAAAATGTCGATTGCTTACCGCAAGTGGTTGAAGCAAATCAATCTTCAATTTGGCACTTGCTAG
- the larC gene encoding nickel pincer cofactor biosynthesis protein LarC, protein MTKLAYLECPTGIAGDMCLGALVDVGVPLEYLTEQLQKLSIAQEYELSTELVHRNGQLATKVHVDLLGEHHHDQHAHHHGRHLPEIEQLITQAQLPLRAQQWSLAVFRQLAVAEGAVHGIPPEKVHFHEVGAVDAIVDIVGTCLGLDWLEIDKLYCSALPTGGGTVKAAHGRLPVPVPAVLKLWQMRNCPVYSNGIERELVTPTGAAIATTLAIDFGAPPTMTLQKIGLGAGSIDLPIPNILRLWLGEARGQREVNFSDTSSCTETIAVLETQIDDLNPQAIGYIFDALFAAGAVDVFTQPIGMKKSRPGILLSVICPRERVCHCETILFQETTTLGIRHSLQQRTILPREIQQVETKYGSVRVKIARIGEKIVNVQPEYEDCAQLAKEHQIAWREIHRQALHSWYSNA, encoded by the coding sequence ATGACAAAACTAGCGTATTTAGAGTGTCCTACGGGTATTGCAGGAGATATGTGTTTAGGAGCACTCGTTGATGTTGGTGTTCCCTTGGAGTATTTAACAGAACAACTCCAGAAATTAAGTATCGCCCAAGAGTATGAGTTAAGCACCGAACTCGTCCACCGCAATGGGCAACTAGCGACCAAAGTCCATGTAGATTTGTTAGGGGAACATCACCACGATCAACACGCACACCATCATGGACGACATCTACCAGAGATTGAGCAGCTAATTACTCAAGCACAACTACCATTACGGGCGCAGCAGTGGAGTTTGGCAGTATTTCGCCAACTCGCAGTCGCAGAAGGCGCAGTACACGGAATTCCACCAGAGAAAGTACACTTTCATGAAGTTGGTGCGGTTGATGCAATTGTTGATATCGTCGGTACTTGCTTAGGACTAGATTGGTTAGAAATTGACAAATTATACTGTTCAGCGCTGCCTACAGGAGGTGGTACAGTCAAAGCCGCACACGGACGATTACCAGTACCTGTACCAGCAGTATTGAAGTTATGGCAGATGCGCAATTGTCCAGTTTATAGTAACGGCATCGAACGCGAATTAGTTACGCCAACTGGGGCGGCGATCGCCACAACGTTGGCTATTGATTTTGGCGCACCACCGACAATGACGCTACAAAAAATTGGTTTAGGTGCAGGGTCAATTGATCTACCGATTCCGAATATTCTAAGGCTGTGGTTGGGTGAGGCAAGAGGTCAGCGAGAGGTTAACTTTAGTGATACAAGTTCTTGTACAGAGACGATTGCGGTACTAGAAACGCAAATTGATGACCTCAATCCACAGGCGATCGGGTATATTTTTGACGCTTTATTTGCCGCTGGTGCTGTAGATGTTTTTACACAGCCGATCGGAATGAAAAAATCGCGTCCTGGAATTCTGCTTAGTGTTATCTGCCCTCGCGAACGCGTGTGTCATTGCGAAACTATCTTATTTCAAGAGACAACAACTTTGGGAATTCGTCATTCGCTGCAACAACGTACTATTCTGCCACGCGAAATTCAACAGGTAGAGACTAAATATGGCTCAGTGCGAGTTAAAATTGCCCGAATTGGAGAAAAGATTGTTAACGTTCAACCAGAATATGAAGACTGCGCGCAACTTGCTAAAGAGCATCAAATTGCATGGCGCGAAATTCATCGTCAAGCACTACACAGTTGGTATTCAAATGCATAA
- a CDS encoding creatininase yields MHPLMMGSLSWIEYQQRLQEENAIILIPCGALEQHGPHLPLGTDALLSTSVAQSVAEQIDGIVAPTFSYGYKSQPKSGGGQCFPGTTSLDGNSLSQLTRDVVRELARQGATQIVLVNGHYENQWFLTEGIELAVRDVGSSSALRVMRLEYWDFLTSNILDQVFPDGFPGFALEHAAVIETSLMAHYHANLVRLDRIPDVPPHEFPNYDVFPQRSDWVDSSGVLSSAKSASAQKGKRMADHIATGIAVAIKHEFGAKQFAVNGIASR; encoded by the coding sequence ATGCATCCACTAATGATGGGTTCATTGAGTTGGATTGAATATCAACAGCGTCTTCAAGAGGAAAACGCAATTATTCTTATCCCTTGCGGCGCGTTAGAACAGCATGGTCCGCATTTGCCGTTAGGAACTGATGCATTGCTGAGTACATCTGTTGCGCAGAGCGTAGCTGAACAGATTGATGGCATCGTTGCACCAACATTCAGCTACGGCTACAAATCTCAACCGAAATCCGGTGGCGGACAGTGCTTCCCTGGAACCACTAGCTTAGATGGCAATAGCTTAAGCCAATTGACTCGCGATGTAGTGCGCGAACTCGCGCGCCAAGGTGCAACTCAAATTGTCCTAGTTAATGGACACTATGAAAATCAATGGTTTCTCACTGAAGGAATTGAGCTAGCAGTACGCGATGTTGGCAGTTCTTCCGCTTTACGTGTCATGCGGCTAGAGTATTGGGATTTCCTCACGAGTAATATATTAGACCAGGTATTTCCTGACGGTTTTCCAGGTTTTGCACTCGAACACGCGGCTGTAATTGAAACGTCGTTAATGGCACATTACCATGCAAACTTAGTGCGCCTCGATCGCATTCCTGATGTGCCGCCTCACGAATTTCCAAATTATGATGTCTTTCCCCAACGTTCAGATTGGGTTGATTCATCAGGCGTTCTTTCATCTGCAAAATCTGCGAGTGCCCAGAAAGGGAAACGCATGGCAGACCACATCGCTACTGGCATTGCAGTTGCGATCAAACATGAATTTGGTGCTAAACAATTTGCTGTCAATGGAATTGCATCACGCTGA
- a CDS encoding Lrp/AsnC family transcriptional regulator, with translation MNQPHIGIGAPIMLDNLDREIIGLLKVDGRMSFTDVAKKLNLPEATARYRVQRLLQSKIVKIHASPNPEHLGTPHIVIVQLFVENSQIDAVATALVEIEEVQFVAVTAGHHNIVIDVSFGAHSEMLAFYAKLHQIPGIIRYESQVVMKLLKAEYKYVLS, from the coding sequence ATGAATCAACCGCATATAGGCATCGGCGCACCAATAATGCTAGACAATCTTGACCGCGAAATTATCGGGTTACTAAAAGTTGATGGACGAATGTCTTTTACCGACGTAGCTAAAAAACTGAATCTCCCAGAAGCTACGGCGCGTTATCGAGTGCAACGTCTTCTGCAATCTAAAATTGTCAAAATTCATGCTTCTCCCAATCCAGAGCATCTCGGTACACCGCACATCGTGATTGTTCAGCTTTTTGTCGAGAACAGTCAAATAGATGCCGTCGCTACAGCACTCGTTGAGATCGAAGAAGTTCAGTTCGTCGCTGTAACTGCTGGACATCACAACATCGTGATTGATGTCAGTTTTGGCGCACATAGCGAAATGTTGGCTTTTTATGCCAAGTTACACCAAATTCCAGGCATTATCCGTTATGAGTCGCAAGTTGTCATGAAATTACTGAAGGCAGAGTACAAGTATGTGCTTAGCTAG
- a CDS encoding transporter substrate-binding domain-containing protein — MNYRIRRSNYWLRLGILVAIALFTCTIAVACSPSSSQVSGESQEITVATEDDYPPYDFLQNGKHVGYNQELLELVTRDAPFTVKQEVLPFQGILTGIAANRYDATNAAIAILEERLTAVDFTMPITDITNYLIKRRGDSINSVADLAGKTVGVQQGSITAKIIAEVVNPQLKAQGKASARTTEYGAFAEAYQDLENKRVDAVLNNLVAITQVIKAKPNVFEVVQEPIGDKVYAAWAVKKGREDILKVFNDGLAKAKADGTLKQLQQKWLGVSFDLPNEPRLPGDQPIPTS, encoded by the coding sequence ATGAATTATAGAATTCGACGATCGAACTACTGGCTGCGACTTGGTATTTTAGTTGCGATCGCACTTTTCACTTGCACGATCGCGGTTGCTTGTTCGCCTTCATCAAGTCAAGTTTCTGGAGAATCGCAAGAAATCACTGTTGCGACCGAAGATGATTATCCTCCATACGATTTTCTGCAAAATGGCAAACACGTCGGTTACAACCAAGAACTTTTAGAGTTAGTCACAAGAGATGCACCTTTTACAGTCAAACAAGAAGTCTTACCATTTCAAGGAATTTTAACTGGAATTGCTGCTAATAGATACGATGCGACAAATGCGGCGATCGCCATATTAGAAGAACGTCTAACGGCTGTTGATTTTACAATGCCTATCACCGATATTACAAATTACCTGATCAAACGACGTGGAGACTCGATCAACTCAGTCGCTGACTTAGCAGGTAAAACAGTCGGTGTACAACAAGGTAGCATTACTGCCAAGATTATCGCCGAAGTGGTAAATCCTCAACTCAAAGCACAAGGAAAAGCGTCAGCAAGAACAACTGAATATGGAGCATTTGCTGAAGCTTATCAAGACTTAGAAAATAAACGAGTCGATGCTGTCCTCAATAATTTGGTTGCAATCACTCAAGTGATTAAAGCCAAACCAAACGTTTTTGAGGTAGTACAAGAACCCATAGGCGATAAAGTTTATGCAGCATGGGCAGTTAAAAAAGGCAGAGAAGATATCCTGAAAGTTTTCAATGACGGACTAGCTAAAGCAAAAGCAGATGGCACGCTAAAACAATTACAACAGAAATGGCTCGGTGTTTCTTTTGATTTACCCAATGAACCTAGACTTCCTGGAGATCAACCGATCCCTACTTCGTAA
- a CDS encoding DUF6658 family protein, whose protein sequence is MNKLVGTIKKLRLRQILTVFLAGILLVFSTACNPGDARGANPDNPAVQAGGANNPYKGGGDAYTNYNMSADPKVNKTTAKTGRDQASLPSNSQLIAANDSEILYPGAETPEGRMEKEAQLPIKTAEDFKQPTSGGLIQREADLGKRVEKRLEKVQEAFGEASEFVGEKADEASRRPEATSNPALRRK, encoded by the coding sequence GTGAATAAGTTAGTAGGTACTATCAAAAAACTAAGACTACGCCAAATTCTTACAGTTTTTTTAGCTGGAATCTTGCTCGTGTTTAGTACTGCGTGTAACCCTGGTGACGCTAGAGGTGCAAACCCAGATAATCCTGCGGTTCAAGCTGGCGGCGCTAATAATCCCTACAAGGGAGGTGGAGACGCCTACACTAACTATAATATGTCCGCAGATCCTAAAGTCAACAAGACAACTGCTAAAACAGGGCGAGATCAAGCAAGCTTGCCTTCAAATTCGCAACTAATCGCGGCTAACGACTCCGAAATTCTTTATCCTGGTGCAGAAACACCAGAAGGTAGAATGGAAAAAGAGGCGCAACTTCCAATTAAAACGGCTGAAGACTTCAAGCAGCCTACTTCTGGTGGATTAATCCAGCGTGAAGCCGACTTAGGAAAGCGAGTAGAGAAGCGGTTAGAGAAGGTACAAGAAGCGTTTGGCGAGGCGTCTGAGTTCGTTGGTGAGAAAGCAGACGAAGCAAGTCGAAGACCAGAAGCAACAAGCAACCCCGCACTCAGACGTAAGTAA
- the speB gene encoding agmatinase has product MQPDFTPIQPISGTILPRYAGASTFARLPELRDVPHCDVAIVGIPFDAGTSFRPGARFGPHAIRQASRNLRTQYHPVYDVEPFMVQQVADAGDIACNPYNINDAIQQIETAATALLEQVGAIVSLGGDHTIAYPLLKAINHRYGPVALVHFDAHLDTWDTYFGAPYTHGTPFRRAAEAGLFLDTASMHVGIRGPLYSRNDLSKDAELGFRIVHCDEFETIGISGVVERIRDRVGDRPLYLSIDIDVLDPAHAPGTGTPEIAGMTSRELLGVLRGLAGLSVISADVVEVAPAYDRAELTSLAAATVTYELINLLALSPKLNPSTHKY; this is encoded by the coding sequence ATGCAACCTGATTTTACTCCGATTCAACCGATCAGCGGTACTATCTTGCCTCGCTATGCTGGTGCTTCGACGTTTGCGCGATTACCCGAACTTCGCGATGTTCCGCATTGCGATGTAGCGATCGTCGGAATTCCTTTTGATGCAGGCACTAGCTTTCGTCCTGGTGCTCGATTTGGGCCGCACGCAATTCGCCAAGCGTCCAGAAATCTGCGAACGCAGTATCATCCTGTTTATGATGTTGAGCCGTTTATGGTTCAACAAGTGGCAGATGCGGGAGATATTGCTTGCAATCCATACAACATTAATGATGCCATACAACAAATTGAGACGGCTGCAACTGCACTGTTAGAGCAAGTTGGTGCGATCGTCAGCTTAGGTGGAGATCATACGATCGCCTATCCATTACTCAAAGCAATCAATCACCGCTACGGACCTGTAGCACTCGTCCATTTTGACGCGCATCTCGATACTTGGGATACTTACTTTGGTGCACCTTACACACATGGTACGCCTTTTCGCCGCGCAGCTGAAGCAGGGCTATTTTTAGATACAGCATCGATGCATGTTGGCATTCGCGGTCCACTTTACAGCCGCAATGATTTAAGCAAAGATGCTGAACTAGGTTTTCGCATTGTGCATTGCGATGAGTTTGAAACGATCGGTATTTCAGGCGTCGTTGAGCGAATTCGCGATCGCGTTGGCGATCGTCCCCTCTATTTATCGATTGATATTGATGTCCTCGATCCTGCTCATGCCCCAGGTACAGGCACACCTGAAATAGCTGGCATGACAAGCCGCGAACTGTTAGGCGTACTACGCGGACTTGCGGGACTTTCGGTGATTTCTGCTGATGTTGTTGAAGTGGCTCCTGCCTACGATCGCGCAGAGTTGACTTCACTGGCAGCAGCTACGGTAACTTACGAGTTGATTAACCTGCTAGCACTTAGCCCAAAGCTGAATCCATCAACTCACAAGTATTGA
- a CDS encoding sulfotransferase domain-containing protein, giving the protein MLKQIKRNIQNHSTNLFFTANLASNSFRTLPNFIIIGGMKCATTALYTYLTEHPNIISAFRKEVHYFDLNYYKGLEWYRSHFPLCTNSILGNYSSSKIITGEASPYYMLYPHAPKRVAKLLPDVKLIAILRNPIDRAYSHYRHQLRLGKESLSFEEAIEKEAERLEGELEKIMHDETYTSKKKYGYYSYLLRGIYIDQLKNWFRFFKKEQMLILKTEDLEENPSEIYNKVIDFLELPYYELKRYEKIYVTTRKKAINSGRLEFSGIDKNVRRKLLDYFEPHNQRLYQYLGTDFGWGENRL; this is encoded by the coding sequence ATGTTAAAACAAATAAAAAGGAATATTCAAAATCATTCAACAAATTTATTCTTTACAGCCAACCTTGCTTCTAACTCATTTAGAACTTTACCTAATTTTATAATTATTGGTGGCATGAAATGTGCCACAACTGCATTATATACTTATTTAACTGAACATCCAAATATCATCTCTGCGTTCCGAAAAGAGGTTCACTATTTTGACTTGAATTACTATAAAGGTCTTGAGTGGTATCGCAGTCATTTCCCTTTATGTACAAATTCTATTCTGGGAAACTATTCCTCAAGTAAAATTATCACAGGGGAAGCAAGCCCTTATTATATGCTTTATCCTCATGCTCCAAAAAGAGTTGCTAAACTTTTACCAGATGTCAAGTTAATAGCAATTCTCAGAAATCCTATTGACAGAGCATACTCGCACTATAGGCACCAATTAAGGCTTGGAAAAGAATCTTTATCTTTTGAAGAAGCAATAGAAAAAGAAGCAGAAAGATTAGAAGGTGAACTAGAAAAAATAATGCACGATGAAACATATACAAGTAAGAAAAAATATGGTTATTATTCTTACTTACTTCGAGGCATCTACATCGATCAACTTAAGAATTGGTTTAGATTTTTCAAAAAAGAGCAAATGTTAATCTTAAAAACAGAAGATTTAGAAGAAAACCCATCGGAGATTTATAATAAAGTTATAGATTTTCTAGAGCTACCTTATTACGAGCTAAAACGGTATGAAAAAATATATGTAACGACAAGAAAGAAAGCAATAAACTCTGGTCGGTTAGAGTTTAGTGGAATCGACAAAAATGTAAGAAGAAAATTGCTAGATTATTTTGAACCGCATAACCAGAGGTTATATCAATATCTAGGGACTGACTTTGGTTGGGGCGAGAATAGATTGTAG